The Actinomyces wuliandei genome contains the following window.
CGGGGTTGCCGAGGAACTGAGGGATGCGGGCGGGGTCCTCCTTGAGGTCCAGGTGCTGGCTCTCCTGGCTGTCCGCAGTGGCGCCGCCCCGGATGCGTCCAGGGCCCTGCGCACGATCTCCTGCATGGCCCTAACTGTAGAGTTCTTTGGGGTGGGGGTAAAGAACTCAGGGTGGGAGCTGTTGGGGCGCGGTGCGCTGTCCCGGCGGTTGTGTTGTGGGTTCTTGCGGGTGCTTGTGGCGGTGTCTCTGGGGTTGTCGGGTGTTTTCTCTGGGGCGTGTGGGGTGGTGGGGCGAGTTGTTTGAGTTGTTTGAGGTGTCGGGAACTCTGCGGGGTTGCTGACGGGGGACGGACACGGGAGCCGGAAGGTCCCAGGAGCCCGTAGAGTAGGACCAATGCCCCGGGCCTCCTGCCCGGGGGAGCACGACAACCGGCCTGCTTGCAGCGCATCGTGCAGCGCAGGCTGGCCCAGGCACACCGTCGGCCGGAGCCGATGACCGAGGAGGCACCATGACGAGCACGTCCCCCACTGCGCCCTCGCAGCCGGAAGGCCAGGCAGCCGCGTTGTCTGCCCGGGCTGGAGACCCTGCTGCCAGCGCTGCTGCGGCGTCGGGCCTGCTCACGGTTGGCGCCCAGGAGCTGGAGCTGCCCCGCGTGCCCGCCACGGAGGGCTCGGACGGGCTGAGCGTCTCTCGGCTCCTGGCCAGCACCGGGATGGTGACCTTGGACCCTGGCTTCACCAACACGGCGTCCTGCGCCTCGCAGATCACCTATATCGACGGGGCTGCCGGGATCCTGCGCTACCGTGGCTACCCGATCGAGGAGCTGGCCAAGTCCTCGACCTTCCTGGAGGTCGCCTACCTGCTCATCTACGGCGAGCTGCCTGACCGCGAGGCCTTCGAACGGATGGACCGCCGCATCAAGCGCCACCGCCTGCTGCACGAGGACTTCCGCAGCTTCTTCACCTCCTTCCCCTCCTCGGGGCACCCGATGGCTATCCTCCAGGCGGGTGTCTCAGGCCTGGCCACCTACTACGAGGACACCCTCAACCCGCACGTCCCCTACGAGCGCGAGCTGGCGACCGTCCTGCTGCTGGCCAAGGTACCCACCATGATCAGCTACATCGCGCGCCGTGCTGTCGGCCTGCCCCTGCTCTACCCGGACCCCCAGCGCGCCTACGTCGAGGACTTCCTCCGCCTGACCTTCGGCATGCCCTACCAGTCCTACGACATCGACCCGGTCGTGGTGCGCGCCCTGGACATGCTGCTCATCCTCCATGCCGACCACGAGCAGAACTGCTCCACGTCCACGGTGCGCTTGGTGGGCTCCTCCGACGCCAACATGTACGCCTCGGTGGCGGCAGGAGTCGGCGCCCTGTCCGGCCCGCTCCACGGGGGCGCCAACGAGGCGGTGCTGCGCATGCTGGACACGATCCAGTCCTCAGGCATGTCCACCTCGGAGTTTGTCCGCAAGGTCAAGGACAGGGAGGACGGCGTGCGACTCATGGGTTTCGGCCACCGGGTCTACAAGAACTACGACCCACGAGCGGCCATCGTCAAGGAGACCGCGCACGACGTCTTGACCCGGCTGGGCAGCAGCGACGGGGACCGGAAGCTGGAGATCGCCATGGAGCTGGAGGAGGTCGCCTTGCGCGACGACTACTTCGTCTCCCGCAGGCTCTACCCCAACGTGGACTTCTACACAGGGCTCATCTACCAGGCCATGGGCTTCCCTACCAAGATGTTCACCCCGTTGTTCGCCCTGGGGCGGCTGCCTGGCTGGATCGCCCAGTACCGCGAGATGATCGCCGACCCGACCAAGCGTATCGGTCGCCCCCGCCAGGTCTACGACGGCTACACCGAGCGCCACTACGTGGCCATGCACCGCCGTCGCCACGCGCACGGTGACTACCCGGCCACCCGTGCGGGCGAGGCGACCCTGGACCGGGTTCCCCGGGTCTGAGGGCGTCCCTCCCGCTCAGGGCGGCGGGGTCCAGAAAGGTTGGCAGGGCCTGGGACAGCCGGTTGTCTGAGGTTAGAC
Protein-coding sequences here:
- a CDS encoding citrate synthase codes for the protein MTSTSPTAPSQPEGQAAALSARAGDPAASAAAASGLLTVGAQELELPRVPATEGSDGLSVSRLLASTGMVTLDPGFTNTASCASQITYIDGAAGILRYRGYPIEELAKSSTFLEVAYLLIYGELPDREAFERMDRRIKRHRLLHEDFRSFFTSFPSSGHPMAILQAGVSGLATYYEDTLNPHVPYERELATVLLLAKVPTMISYIARRAVGLPLLYPDPQRAYVEDFLRLTFGMPYQSYDIDPVVVRALDMLLILHADHEQNCSTSTVRLVGSSDANMYASVAAGVGALSGPLHGGANEAVLRMLDTIQSSGMSTSEFVRKVKDREDGVRLMGFGHRVYKNYDPRAAIVKETAHDVLTRLGSSDGDRKLEIAMELEEVALRDDYFVSRRLYPNVDFYTGLIYQAMGFPTKMFTPLFALGRLPGWIAQYREMIADPTKRIGRPRQVYDGYTERHYVAMHRRRHAHGDYPATRAGEATLDRVPRV